The following are encoded in a window of Camarhynchus parvulus chromosome 1A, STF_HiC, whole genome shotgun sequence genomic DNA:
- the PANX2 gene encoding pannexin-2 has protein sequence MQHIIDNHPDMATALLAGEKLKELILPGQQDDKAGALAALLLQLKLELPFDRVVTIGTVLIPILLVTLVFTKNFAEEPIYCYTPHNFTRDQALYARGYCWTELKDALPGVDASHWPSLFEHKFLPYALLAFAGIMYIPALGWEFLASTRLTSELNFLLQEIDNCYHRAAEGRAPKIEKQIQSKGPGITEREKREIIENAEKEKSPEQNLFEKYLERRGRSNFLAKLYLARHLFIIFLSIIPITYLSTYYATQKQNEFTCALGEPPDKTSSSKLHIRVNCKLPSVQLQRIIAGVDIVLLCFMNLIILINLIHLFIFRKSNFIFDKLNKVGIKTKKQWQKSQFCDINILAMFCNENRDHIKSLNRLDFITNESDLMYDNVVRQLLAALAQSNHDATPTMRDSGIQTIDPSVDPAEIDANEQLIIKRPRKKMKWIPTTNPLPQPFKEQLAIMKVENHKPDKPKPVRRKTATDSLIAPLLESAAKTSQQSSAHKSEPNAIPSTSSEKKHTRHFSLDVHPYILSSKKPKPEVQAMPSMPTSKSQEGGFLNQEENVVVHVTSSLKDTPHPAKEILYSSEACRTVPAAAAFVTCNHNHIATTAAATSMALNQVKPEPTSALSCNPAHPLLHINTLYEDHEEEVSSMMDNGIHSPAEPGEMLSIPTPKQIRLATFDEPMAMVSSVEY, from the exons ATGCAACACATCATCGATAACCACCCCGACATGGCCACGGCGCTGCTGGCGGGCGAGAAGCTGAAGGAGCTCATCCTGCCGGGGCAGCAGGATGACAAGGCGGGCGCGCTGgcggctctgctgctccagctgaagctggagctgcccttCGACCGCGTGGTCACCATCGGGACCGTCCTTATCCCCATCCTCCTCGTCACCCTCGTCTTCACCAAGAACTTTGCCG AGGAGCCAATATACTGTTACACACCACACAACTTCACCCGCGATCAAGCCTTGTATGCCAGAGGATATTGTTGGACAGAATTAAAAGATGCCTTGCCAGGAGTTGATGCCAGCCACTGGCCCTCCTTGTTTGAGCATAAGTTCCTACCTTATGCACTGCTGGCTTTTGCTGGGATAATGTacattccagctctgggctgggaatttCTGGCCTCCACTCGACTGACTTCGGAGCTTAATTTTTTGCTTCAGGAGATCGATAACTGCTACCACCGTGCAGCTGAAGGGCGGGCGCCAAAAATAGAGAAACAGATTCAGTCCAAAGGCCCAGGGATAACcgagagagagaaaagagaaataattgagaatgcagaaaaggaaaaaagccctgagCAGAACTTGTTTGAGAAATATCTGGAAAGAAGAGGACGAAGTAACTTTTTAGCTAAGCTTTATCTTGCAAGACATCTGTTCATCATCTTTTTAAGCATCATACCAATCACATACTTATCCACCTACTATGCTacacagaagcaaaatgaaTTTACGTGTGCACTAGGTGAGCCTCCGGACAAAACGAGCAGCTCCAAATTGCACATCAGAGTGAACTGTAAACTGCCATCTGTCCAGCTCCAGCGGATTATTGCTGGTGTAGATATCGTTCTCCTCTGCTTCATGAACTTGATAATCCTCATCAACTTGATTCACCTCTTCATATTCCGCAAATCTAACTTCATATTTGATAAACTGAACAAAGTCGGAATAAAGACCAAGAAACAGTGGCAGAAGTCCCAGTTTTGTGATATTAATATTTTGGCCAtgttttgtaatgaaaatagGGACCACATAAAATCATTGAACCGTCTGGATTTCATTACAAATGAGAGCGATCTCATGTACGACAACGTGGTGCGCCAGCTGCTCGCGGCACTGGCCCAGTCCAACCACGATGCCACTCCAACCATGCGGGATTCAGGGATCCAGACCATAGACCCAAGCGTTGATCCAGCAGAGATTGATGCTAATGAACAGCTCATCATTAAGAGGCCAAGGAAGAAGATGAAATGGATCCCGACCACCaatccccttccccagccattCAAGGAGCAGTTAGCCATTATGAAGGTGGAGAACCACAAGCCTGATAAGCCGAAGCCCGTGCGGAGAAAAACAGCGACAGACAGCCTTATAGCTCCTTTGTTGGAGTCTGCTGCAAAGACCTCACAGCAATCGTCTGCTCACAAGAGCGAGCCAAACGCCATCCCAAGCAcaagcagtgaaaaaaagcaCACACGGCACTTTTCCTTGGATGTTCATCCATATATACTCAGTagcaaaaaacccaagccaGAGGTTCAAGCCATGCCCTCGATGCCTACGTCAAAAAGCCAAGAGGGtggatttttaaaccaggaagaGAATGTTGTAGTGCATGTTACCTCCTCTCTCAAAG ACACCCCTCATCCTGCAAAAGAGATCCTATACTCATCCGAGGCATGCAGAACTGTGCCCGCAGCTGCGGCTTTTGTCACGTGTAACCACAACCACATagccaccactgctgctgccaccagtaTGGCTCTGAACCAGGTCAAGCCAGAGCCCAcatctgctctgagctgcaacCCAGCCCACCCTTTGCTGCACATCAACACGCTGTACGAGGACCACGAGGAGGAGGTGTCCAGCATGATGGACAATGGGATTCACTCTCCGGCAGAGCCCGGGGAGATGCTCTCCATCCCCACGCCCAAGCAGATCAGGCTGGCCACGTTTGACGAGCCCATGGCCATGGTGAGCTCGGTGGAGTACTGA